A genomic window from Candidatus Denitrolinea symbiosum includes:
- a CDS encoding nucleoside kinase, with amino-acid sequence MTSNNQKLRIFLCHSPADAKKVREFRARLASSGFDVRFDEAKRAAGQDRDSEIRHAVRQADAVIVFLSKNSITREGAARKEIRFALDVADEKPEGAISVIPARLEECSTPERLLRYQRVDLFNPASYEKMIYTLKLRARLLGKEISVTPSPDVVVYLSDGRRLTAPRGTSVEEFLKPIADTFSAPVIAAIVNSELHELTYRVNFESLIQPVAMDTADGALIYRRSLIFLLEMAFADLYPKGKLTIDHSVSSGGYFCQVSGRGPLSQSELDALAAHMRELVEADLPFERSEIPIEEAVAYFKKLKLNDKARLLAHRQKPYLTLYSLSGRRDYMHGYMATSTGYLKWFDLTLVNGGVTPPFPRRHAPADLQPMGDYPKLLAAFRQYGDWLARLGIDNVGALDDAIEAGRAEEIVLVSEAMHERHLAQIAAQIVERAASIVLIAGPSSSGKTTFSRRLSIQLLANGLSPYPLELDNYFVPREKTPLDKDGNPDYEALEALDLPLLAKDLARLVAGEKTHLPRYNFKTGRREAGDVIQLHKGQALILEGIHGLNPRLLPESLAGRAFKVYVSALTQVNLDRHNRVSTTDTRLIRRIVRDARERGYSAAQTISRWESVRRGEKRYIFPYQENCDVMFNSALVYELSALKPLAEPLLRQVPYGVPEYIEAKRLLAFLEWFIPVDANLIPANSIVREFLGGSSLKEFKVWKRH; translated from the coding sequence ATGACCAGCAATAACCAGAAGCTCAGAATCTTTTTATGTCACTCCCCAGCGGACGCGAAAAAAGTTCGGGAATTTCGCGCGCGGCTGGCCTCGAGCGGCTTTGACGTCCGTTTCGACGAAGCGAAGCGGGCGGCGGGACAGGATCGGGACTCGGAAATCCGTCATGCCGTGCGGCAAGCCGACGCAGTGATCGTGTTTCTCTCGAAGAACTCCATCACCAGGGAGGGCGCCGCGCGCAAAGAGATCCGCTTCGCGCTGGACGTGGCGGACGAGAAACCCGAAGGCGCCATTTCCGTCATCCCCGCCCGGCTGGAGGAATGTTCGACGCCCGAACGCCTGCTCCGATACCAGCGGGTGGACTTGTTCAACCCCGCGAGTTACGAGAAGATGATCTATACGCTCAAACTCCGCGCCCGGCTTCTCGGCAAGGAGATCTCGGTCACGCCCTCGCCCGACGTTGTTGTGTATCTTTCCGACGGGCGGCGGTTGACCGCGCCGCGCGGCACGAGCGTCGAGGAATTTCTGAAGCCGATCGCGGACACCTTCTCCGCTCCCGTGATCGCGGCCATTGTGAACAGCGAGCTGCACGAACTGACCTATCGGGTCAACTTCGAGTCGTTGATCCAACCCGTCGCGATGGACACCGCCGACGGCGCGCTCATCTATCGCCGCTCGCTCATCTTCCTGCTGGAGATGGCCTTCGCCGACTTGTATCCCAAAGGCAAGTTGACGATTGACCATTCCGTCTCTTCGGGCGGCTACTTTTGCCAGGTGTCGGGACGCGGCCCGCTGTCGCAGTCGGAGCTCGACGCGCTCGCCGCCCACATGCGCGAACTCGTCGAAGCCGACCTGCCGTTCGAGCGCTCCGAAATCCCCATTGAGGAAGCCGTCGCCTATTTCAAAAAACTGAAACTCAACGACAAAGCGCGCCTGTTGGCCCATCGCCAGAAACCCTACCTCACTCTCTACAGCCTCAGCGGACGGCGCGACTATATGCACGGCTACATGGCGACCTCGACGGGATACCTGAAGTGGTTCGACCTGACTCTCGTCAACGGCGGGGTCACGCCCCCCTTCCCGCGCCGCCACGCGCCCGCCGACCTCCAGCCGATGGGCGACTATCCCAAACTGCTCGCCGCCTTCCGTCAATATGGCGACTGGCTCGCCCGCCTCGGCATTGACAACGTGGGCGCGCTCGACGACGCCATCGAAGCCGGCCGCGCCGAGGAGATCGTGCTGGTCTCCGAGGCCATGCACGAGCGTCACCTCGCGCAGATCGCCGCGCAGATCGTCGAACGCGCCGCCAGCATCGTGTTGATCGCGGGGCCGTCCTCCTCGGGCAAGACCACCTTCTCGCGCCGCCTCAGCATCCAACTGCTCGCCAACGGCCTCTCGCCCTATCCGCTCGAATTGGACAATTACTTTGTGCCGCGCGAGAAAACCCCGCTGGACAAGGACGGCAACCCCGATTATGAAGCCCTCGAAGCGCTCGATCTGCCGCTCCTCGCAAAGGACCTTGCCCGCCTCGTCGCGGGGGAGAAGACGCACCTGCCGCGCTACAACTTCAAGACGGGACGGCGCGAAGCCGGGGACGTGATCCAACTCCACAAGGGACAGGCTCTCATCCTCGAGGGCATCCACGGACTCAACCCCCGCCTCCTCCCCGAATCCCTCGCGGGCCGCGCTTTCAAGGTCTACGTCTCAGCCCTGACGCAGGTCAACCTCGACCGCCACAATCGCGTCTCCACCACCGACACGCGCCTGATCCGACGCATCGTCCGCGACGCGCGCGAACGCGGCTACTCCGCCGCGCAGACGATCTCGCGCTGGGAATCCGTCCGCCGCGGCGAGAAGCGTTACATCTTCCCGTACCAGGAAAACTGCGACGTGATGTTCAACTCCGCGCTGGTGTACGAACTCTCCGCGCTCAAACCGCTGGCCGAGCCGCTGCTGCGACAAGTCCCCTACGGCGTGCCGGAATACATCGAAGCCAAACGCCTGCTGGCCTTCCTGGAGTGGTTCATCCCCGTGGACGCGAACCTCATCCCTGCCAATTCCATCGTCCGCGAGTTTTTGGGCGGTTCGAGTTTGAAGGAATTCAAGGTGTGGAAGAGACATTGA
- a CDS encoding peroxiredoxin (codon on position 83 is selenocysteine opal codon.) → MAEQPKGCARITGAVLGGNPSAQPAAESPEKKETIMTARVGQKAPDFEAPAYYRGEFTSVKLSDYLGKWVLVCFYPGDFTFVUATEVSAVADKYPELQKLGVEVISVSVDSHFVHKMWNDHELSKMVDGGVPFHMASDQAGNVGRAFGVWDENQGIELRGRFIIDPDGVIQAMEVMTPPVGRRLAETVRQVQAFQHVRASKGSEAMPAGWMPGDSTLKPGPGLVGNVWKVWKPSAEK, encoded by the coding sequence ATGGCCGAACAACCCAAAGGATGCGCACGCATCACCGGCGCGGTGTTGGGCGGGAATCCGTCTGCCCAGCCAGCCGCCGAATCCCCCGAAAAAAAGGAGACGATTATGACCGCACGCGTTGGGCAGAAGGCCCCCGATTTCGAAGCGCCCGCCTATTATCGAGGCGAATTCACGAGCGTTAAACTATCCGACTATCTGGGAAAGTGGGTACTCGTCTGCTTCTACCCGGGCGATTTCACCTTTGTCTGAGCGACCGAAGTGTCGGCGGTCGCCGACAAATATCCCGAATTGCAGAAACTGGGGGTGGAGGTCATCTCGGTGAGCGTGGACAGTCACTTCGTCCACAAGATGTGGAACGATCACGAGTTGAGCAAAATGGTGGACGGCGGCGTTCCCTTCCACATGGCCTCCGACCAGGCCGGGAACGTCGGACGCGCCTTCGGCGTCTGGGACGAAAACCAGGGCATCGAACTGCGCGGCCGCTTCATCATTGACCCCGACGGCGTGATCCAGGCCATGGAGGTGATGACTCCGCCCGTGGGCCGCCGTCTCGCCGAGACGGTGCGGCAGGTGCAGGCGTTCCAGCATGTGCGCGCCAGCAAAGGCTCCGAGGCCATGCCCGCAGGCTGGATGCCGGGCGATTCGACGCTCAAGCCGGGTCCCGGCCTGGTGGGCAACGTCTGGAAGGTCTGGAAACCTTCCGCGGAAAAGTAA
- a CDS encoding FAD-dependent oxidoreductase, with amino-acid sequence MNRQETLSQIKSNPKISVLIVGAGINGIGVFRDLALNGVDALLVERGDFCSGASAASSHMAHGGIRYLENGEFRLVREAVAERNRMIQNAPHLVEPLPTTVPMFKHFSGLLNAPLKFLGLLDKPSERGSLVIKIGLMFYDAFTGKTRVVPRHAFRGCAESLKLWPRLNSDVHATATYYDGSILNPERLALEVMLDGEADGGRALNYVSLVGGQGNAVTLRDELTDAVFDVQPKLVVNAAGPWIDAANGSLGLSTRFIGGTKGSHLVLDHPELRETIGNHEFFFENKDGRIVLIFPLYDRVIVGTSDIPIENPDDALCTDAEVDYFLEMIARVFPDVKVTRENIVFRFSGVRPLAHTGSAKTTGQITRDHHIQVTEGEWTGLGYPVYSLVGGKWTSFRAFAEQAADKALAFLGRTRQKSTRELPVGGGRNYPRTAEEQKRYLDGLAAWTGFPAERVRVLFERYGTRAEAAALSIARQPDQPLKSLPDFTRREVIFLCQQEQVVHLDDILLRRTLLAMLGRLTRAAVEEMSDAAGEALGWDEGRKKAEAARALELLASRHEVRL; translated from the coding sequence ATGAACCGACAGGAAACCCTCTCCCAAATCAAGTCCAACCCGAAAATCTCCGTCCTGATCGTCGGCGCGGGGATCAACGGCATCGGCGTCTTCCGCGACCTGGCGCTCAACGGCGTGGACGCGCTGCTCGTGGAGCGCGGCGATTTCTGTTCGGGCGCGAGCGCGGCCTCCTCGCACATGGCGCACGGCGGCATCCGCTACCTGGAGAACGGCGAGTTCCGACTCGTGCGCGAAGCGGTGGCCGAACGCAACCGCATGATCCAAAACGCGCCGCACCTCGTCGAGCCGCTCCCGACCACCGTCCCGATGTTCAAGCATTTTTCGGGACTGCTCAACGCGCCGCTCAAATTCCTCGGCCTGCTGGACAAACCCTCCGAACGCGGCTCGCTTGTCATCAAGATCGGTTTGATGTTCTACGACGCCTTCACGGGAAAAACCCGCGTCGTGCCGCGCCACGCGTTTCGCGGATGCGCCGAATCGCTCAAACTCTGGCCGCGGCTCAATTCCGACGTACACGCCACGGCCACTTACTACGACGGCTCGATTCTCAACCCCGAGCGTCTCGCGCTGGAAGTGATGCTGGACGGCGAAGCCGACGGCGGACGCGCGCTCAACTACGTCTCCCTCGTCGGCGGGCAGGGGAACGCGGTCACGCTCCGCGACGAACTGACGGACGCGGTCTTCGACGTCCAGCCGAAACTGGTTGTCAACGCGGCTGGCCCGTGGATAGACGCCGCCAACGGCAGCCTCGGCCTGTCCACCCGTTTCATCGGCGGGACCAAAGGCTCGCACCTCGTCCTCGACCATCCCGAACTGCGGGAGACCATTGGCAATCATGAATTTTTCTTCGAAAACAAGGACGGGCGCATCGTCCTCATCTTCCCGCTGTACGACCGCGTCATCGTCGGCACGTCCGACATCCCCATCGAAAATCCCGACGACGCGCTTTGCACCGACGCCGAGGTGGACTACTTCCTCGAAATGATCGCCCGCGTCTTCCCCGATGTCAAAGTGACGCGCGAGAACATCGTCTTTCGGTTTTCGGGAGTCCGTCCGCTGGCGCATACAGGTTCAGCCAAAACTACGGGACAGATCACCCGCGACCATCACATCCAGGTGACGGAGGGCGAGTGGACTGGGCTCGGCTATCCCGTCTATTCGCTCGTCGGCGGCAAGTGGACCTCGTTCCGCGCCTTCGCGGAACAGGCGGCGGACAAGGCGCTGGCCTTTCTCGGCAGGACGCGGCAGAAGTCCACGCGCGAACTGCCCGTCGGCGGCGGACGCAATTACCCGCGGACCGCCGAGGAGCAGAAACGTTACCTCGACGGCCTCGCCGCGTGGACGGGATTCCCCGCCGAGCGCGTGCGCGTCCTGTTCGAACGCTACGGGACGCGCGCCGAAGCCGCGGCGTTGTCCATCGCCAGGCAACCCGATCAGCCGTTGAAGTCCCTGCCCGATTTCACGCGGCGTGAAGTCATCTTCCTCTGCCAGCAGGAACAGGTCGTCCATCTCGACGACATTCTCCTGCGCCGCACGCTGTTGGCGATGCTCGGACGGCTCACGCGCGCCGCGGTGGAGGAGATGTCCGACGCGGCGGGCGAGGCGCTGGGCTGGGACGAGGGGCGGAAAAAAGCCGAAGCGGCGCGCGCGCTCGAATTACTGGCGAGCCGCCACGAGGTCAGGTTGTGA
- a CDS encoding glycosyl transferase family 2, whose translation MSPRKQHSVDLVIPVYNEAGVLARTHARLRAAVDALPYDFTFIYVDDGSSDGSDAELAALAKSDGRVRVISLSRNFGHQAALTAGLDASRGDAVVSLDADGQHPPEMIAQMLELTAQGYDVVQAQRASDAQAGRFKKWTSDWFYRLLNFISGTRVLPGAADFRALSRRAVDALKAMPEYHRFLRGMVSWIGFKSAILPYHQEERVAGSSKYSLGKMFRLAMDAIFSFSLAPLYVGLSLGGILLLLALTEMIYVLSFWVTGRTSNLAPGWSSLMFVILIVGGMLMVLLGFIGVYVGYIFQEVKRRPIYIVKREEKTDE comes from the coding sequence ATGTCCCCGCGCAAACAACATTCCGTTGACCTCGTCATCCCCGTCTACAACGAGGCGGGCGTGCTGGCGCGGACGCACGCGCGTCTGCGCGCGGCTGTGGACGCGCTCCCGTACGACTTCACGTTCATCTATGTGGACGACGGCTCCTCGGACGGCTCCGACGCGGAACTGGCCGCGCTGGCAAAGTCCGACGGGCGCGTACGCGTGATCTCGCTCAGCCGCAACTTCGGCCACCAGGCCGCGCTGACCGCGGGACTCGACGCCTCGCGCGGCGACGCGGTCGTCTCGCTCGACGCCGACGGGCAGCATCCGCCCGAAATGATCGCGCAGATGCTCGAACTGACGGCGCAGGGATACGACGTCGTACAGGCGCAGCGCGCCTCCGATGCTCAGGCGGGACGCTTCAAGAAGTGGACTTCGGATTGGTTCTACCGCCTCCTGAACTTCATCTCAGGGACGCGCGTCCTGCCAGGCGCGGCGGATTTCCGCGCCCTGTCGCGCCGCGCTGTGGATGCGTTGAAGGCCATGCCTGAGTATCATCGCTTCCTGCGCGGCATGGTCTCGTGGATCGGGTTCAAGTCCGCCATCCTGCCGTATCACCAGGAGGAGCGCGTCGCGGGCTCGTCGAAATATTCCCTCGGAAAAATGTTCCGCCTCGCGATGGACGCCATCTTCTCGTTCTCGCTCGCGCCCTTGTACGTGGGACTCAGCCTCGGCGGGATCCTGCTCCTGCTGGCGCTGACCGAGATGATCTATGTGCTTTCCTTCTGGGTGACGGGGCGCACGTCCAACCTCGCGCCTGGCTGGAGTTCGCTGATGTTCGTCATCCTCATCGTCGGCGGGATGCTGATGGTACTTCTCGGTTTCATCGGCGTTTACGTGGGTTACATTTTTCAGGAAGTGAAACGCCGTCCCATCTATATCGTCAAACGCGAGGAGAAAACGGACGAATGA
- a CDS encoding 2-dehydropantoate 2-reductase, with amino-acid sequence MTPSPLNILAFGAGAIGTYIGGSLALAGQRVVFVEQPSVADDLRQRGMRLDLTLDERRKTKEANLLSPQSFVAAASLEDALKYWPFDVAIFALKSFDTPAALEGMKPFAEKLPPILCLSNGVDNEPAIADALGADKVVYGTVTSAIGRRAAGDIVLEKLRGIGIANGNPLSAKLVAAFNAAYLNAQLFHDAAAMKWSKMLTNLVANPSSAILDVTAAQVFADRRLYKLEIEMLRECLAVMKAQGIEVVDLPKTPVRALAFATRLPLWLSKPLLGRAAGSGRGGKMPSFHIDLHSGRGKSEVDYLHGAVVRAGAKTGVPTPVNQLFTETLLALTNGEIPLDEFAGKPGKLLAKAKKHDQQ; translated from the coding sequence ATGACTCCTTCCCCTCTCAACATCCTCGCATTCGGCGCGGGCGCCATCGGGACGTATATCGGCGGCTCGCTCGCGCTCGCGGGTCAGCGTGTCGTCTTTGTGGAGCAGCCCTCTGTGGCGGACGATCTGCGTCAGCGCGGGATGCGCCTTGACCTGACTCTCGATGAAAGACGAAAGACGAAAGAAGCAAATTTGCTCTCGCCACAATCGTTCGTCGCGGCTGCCTCGCTCGAAGACGCGCTCAAATACTGGCCCTTCGACGTCGCCATCTTCGCGTTGAAATCCTTCGACACGCCCGCCGCGCTGGAGGGGATGAAGCCCTTCGCCGAAAAACTCCCGCCCATCCTGTGCCTCTCCAACGGCGTGGACAACGAGCCCGCCATCGCGGACGCGCTGGGCGCGGACAAGGTCGTCTACGGGACGGTCACCTCCGCCATTGGACGCCGCGCCGCGGGCGACATCGTGCTGGAAAAACTGCGCGGCATCGGCATCGCCAACGGGAATCCGCTTTCCGCCAAACTCGTCGCCGCGTTCAACGCCGCGTACCTCAACGCCCAACTCTTCCACGACGCGGCCGCCATGAAATGGTCCAAGATGCTGACCAACCTCGTCGCCAATCCCTCCTCGGCTATTTTGGACGTGACCGCCGCGCAAGTCTTTGCCGATAGGCGTCTCTACAAACTGGAGATCGAAATGCTGCGTGAGTGTCTCGCGGTGATGAAGGCGCAGGGAATCGAAGTAGTAGACCTGCCGAAGACGCCCGTCCGCGCGCTGGCGTTCGCGACGCGTCTCCCGCTATGGCTGTCGAAACCGCTCCTCGGACGCGCGGCGGGAAGCGGACGCGGCGGCAAGATGCCCTCGTTCCATATTGACCTCCACTCGGGGCGCGGCAAATCCGAAGTGGACTACCTGCATGGCGCGGTCGTCCGCGCGGGCGCGAAGACGGGAGTCCCGACGCCCGTCAACCAATTGTTCACCGAGACGCTGCTCGCGCTGACGAACGGGGAAATCCCGTTGGACGAGTTCGCGGGCAAGCCAGGGAAATTGCTGGCGAAAGCGAAGAAACATGACCAGCAATAA
- a CDS encoding histidine phosphatase family protein, producing MNLDKNFYVTFVRHGESLGNQENRFQGQADFPLTDKGREQARALASRWTSEGAVFDLCIASPLLRAKETAEIVVRALNVPLEIDPLWMEMDNGRLAGLREDEIDQDEPKFLTPYTRIGETGESRLEVYLRAGRGIQSILDRKPGRYLVVSHGGILNMALYSILNITPQAHHHGPRFWFRNTTFADFVYNPEWHNWRLLRFDRSHWASSEQ from the coding sequence ATGAACCTCGACAAAAATTTTTATGTGACGTTTGTACGCCACGGCGAATCGCTCGGCAACCAGGAGAACCGCTTCCAGGGACAGGCCGATTTCCCGCTGACAGACAAGGGACGCGAGCAGGCGCGCGCTCTCGCTTCGCGCTGGACCTCGGAGGGCGCCGTCTTCGACCTCTGCATCGCCAGCCCGCTCTTGCGCGCCAAAGAGACGGCGGAGATCGTCGTCCGCGCGTTGAATGTCCCGCTCGAAATTGACCCGCTTTGGATGGAGATGGACAACGGGCGGCTGGCGGGCTTGCGCGAAGACGAGATTGACCAGGACGAGCCGAAGTTCCTCACGCCCTACACCCGCATCGGCGAGACGGGCGAAAGCCGCCTCGAAGTCTACCTGCGCGCGGGCCGCGGCATCCAGTCCATCCTCGACCGCAAGCCGGGACGTTACCTCGTCGTCTCGCACGGCGGTATTTTGAACATGGCGCTGTATTCCATCCTGAACATCACGCCGCAAGCGCATCATCACGGACCGCGCTTCTGGTTCCGCAACACCACCTTCGCCGATTTCGTCTACAACCCCGAGTGGCACAACTGGCGGCTCCTGCGTTTTGACCGTTCTCATTGGGCATCCAGTGAGCAGTGA
- a CDS encoding methionyl-tRNA formyltransferase, with protein MGSPDFALPGLRALASRYQIVGVVTQPDRASGRGRALKPPPVKTLALELGLPLVQPEKLRQPEAVQQLRAWNPDLIVVAAFGQILKPEVLDLPRFGCLNVHASLLPRWRGAAPINAAILAGDEETGVTIMKMDAGLDTGGILAQRAFRLSPDVTAGAAFDALSALGADLLLESLPDYLAGKLTPVPQPEDGVTYAPMLKKEDGRLDFARPADELERRVRAMNPWPGAWFEWDANLLKVARAKTLGGEKGRASGIRLVVEGRPAVTCADGALVLEEVQPAGKRPMSGRAFLAGARGWESR; from the coding sequence ATGGGTTCGCCCGATTTTGCGCTGCCCGGTCTGCGCGCGCTGGCGTCGCGATATCAAATCGTCGGCGTGGTCACCCAGCCCGACCGCGCCTCGGGACGCGGCCGCGCCCTCAAACCTCCGCCCGTCAAGACGCTCGCGCTCGAACTTGGCCTGCCCCTCGTCCAACCCGAAAAACTGCGCCAGCCCGAAGCCGTCCAGCAACTGCGCGCCTGGAATCCCGACCTTATCGTCGTGGCCGCGTTCGGGCAAATTCTCAAACCCGAAGTCCTCGACCTGCCGCGCTTTGGCTGTCTCAACGTCCACGCCTCGCTGCTGCCGCGCTGGAGGGGAGCCGCGCCGATCAACGCCGCCATCCTCGCGGGCGACGAAGAGACGGGCGTGACCATCATGAAAATGGACGCGGGCCTCGACACCGGCGGCATCCTGGCCCAGCGCGCCTTCCGCCTCTCTCCCGACGTGACGGCGGGCGCGGCCTTCGACGCGTTATCCGCCCTCGGCGCGGACCTGCTCCTCGAGTCCCTGCCCGATTACCTCGCTGGCAAGCTGACTCCCGTTCCGCAGCCCGAAGACGGCGTCACTTACGCGCCGATGCTCAAAAAGGAGGATGGACGTCTCGACTTCGCGCGTCCCGCGGACGAGTTGGAGCGGCGCGTGCGGGCGATGAATCCCTGGCCGGGCGCGTGGTTCGAGTGGGACGCGAACCTGCTCAAAGTGGCGCGCGCGAAAACCCTCGGCGGGGAAAAAGGCCGGGCGAGCGGAATCCGCCTCGTCGTCGAGGGGAGACCCGCAGTGACCTGCGCGGACGGCGCGCTCGTCCTGGAGGAAGTCCAGCCCGCGGGGAAGAGACCCATGTCGGGGCGGGCATTCCTGGCCGGGGCGCGGGGATGGGAATCGCGGTAG
- a CDS encoding glycerol kinase, translating to MSKYVAAIDQGTTSTRFIVFDHDGNAVVASQKEHQQIYPKPGWVEHDPLQIWERMLAVMTTALERGRIVPEQIVAVGVTNQRETTVVWDRRTGKPIHNAIVWQDTRTDEICGALAKQGGQDRLRAKTGLPLATYFSGPKIKWILENVSGARKKADNGDLLFGTIDSWLIWNLTGEHVTDVTNASRTLLMNLETLDWDDEILKLLGIPRVMLPRTKSSSEIYGRIAGSGDLPLRGVPVAGDLGDQQAALFGQTCYSAGEAKNTYGTGCFMLMNTGGKPVPSKSGLLTTLGYKIGNQDAVYALEGSIAVTGALVQWLRDNLGLIQKSSDVEALAKSVDDNGGVYFVPAFSGLFAPYWRSDARGVIVGMTRYVNKGHIARAALEATAFQTREVLDAMETDSGVKLTALKVDGGMVFNDLLMQFQSDILGVPVVRPKVAETTALGAAYAAGLAVGFWKDFDELRANWGRDREWKPQMDSAKRDKLYSEWKKAVTRTFDWL from the coding sequence ATGTCCAAATATGTCGCCGCCATTGACCAGGGAACGACCAGCACGCGTTTCATCGTCTTCGATCACGACGGGAACGCGGTCGTTGCCAGCCAGAAGGAGCATCAACAGATCTACCCGAAGCCGGGCTGGGTGGAGCATGACCCGCTTCAAATTTGGGAGCGGATGCTCGCCGTGATGACGACCGCGCTCGAACGCGGGCGCATCGTCCCGGAGCAGATCGTCGCGGTCGGCGTGACCAACCAGCGCGAGACGACCGTCGTCTGGGACAGGCGGACGGGGAAGCCGATCCACAACGCCATCGTCTGGCAGGACACGCGCACGGATGAAATCTGCGGCGCGCTGGCGAAGCAGGGCGGGCAGGACCGTCTGCGCGCGAAGACGGGACTTCCGCTCGCCACGTATTTCTCGGGGCCGAAGATCAAATGGATTCTGGAGAATGTGTCGGGGGCGCGGAAAAAGGCCGATAACGGCGATCTGCTGTTCGGTACCATCGACTCCTGGCTGATCTGGAATTTGACGGGGGAGCATGTCACTGACGTGACCAACGCCTCGCGCACGCTCTTGATGAATCTCGAAACGCTCGATTGGGACGACGAGATCCTGAAACTGCTCGGCATCCCGCGCGTCATGCTGCCGCGCACCAAGTCATCTTCGGAAATTTACGGGCGCATCGCGGGGAGCGGAGACCTGCCCCTGCGCGGCGTCCCCGTCGCGGGCGACCTCGGCGACCAGCAGGCCGCGCTCTTCGGTCAGACCTGCTACTCGGCGGGCGAAGCCAAGAACACCTATGGCACGGGCTGTTTCATGTTGATGAACACGGGCGGGAAGCCCGTCCCGTCGAAATCGGGATTGTTAACGACGCTCGGCTACAAGATCGGGAATCAGGACGCCGTCTACGCGCTGGAAGGCTCGATTGCCGTCACGGGCGCGCTCGTCCAGTGGCTGCGCGACAACCTCGGCCTGATCCAAAAATCGTCCGACGTGGAAGCCCTGGCGAAAAGCGTGGACGACAACGGCGGCGTCTATTTCGTCCCCGCGTTCAGCGGACTGTTCGCGCCCTATTGGAGGTCCGACGCGCGCGGCGTCATCGTCGGGATGACGCGCTACGTCAACAAGGGACACATCGCCCGCGCCGCGCTCGAAGCGACCGCCTTCCAGACGCGCGAAGTCCTCGACGCGATGGAAACGGATTCGGGCGTGAAACTCACCGCGCTCAAAGTGGACGGCGGGATGGTCTTCAACGACCTGCTGATGCAGTTCCAGTCCGACATTTTGGGCGTGCCAGTCGTCCGCCCCAAAGTGGCGGAGACGACCGCCCTCGGCGCGGCCTACGCCGCGGGACTCGCCGTCGGCTTCTGGAAGGACTTCGACGAGTTGCGCGCCAACTGGGGCCGCGACCGCGAATGGAAACCGCAGATGGACTCCGCGAAACGCGACAAGTTGTATTCCGAGTGGAAGAAAGCCGTCACCCGTACGTTCGACTGGCTCTAA